One Herbaspirillum rubrisubalbicans genomic window carries:
- a CDS encoding non-ribosomal peptide synthetase, which produces MSQRSEPRSNGQGVRPVAVCLSALLEKVGLAGQPQPLRCLQVGWEDEAFYRLISARWAAASGSAVSAATMDTVAYTVGLFSSLRLSAARRQTRLPLDWALLDQHWQAGSSQHDPSGYALIVVDLDALGAQPWQSGLPLLLAQLAPQGRLLLIGAQPDSLTGLAPLEQVLTEGCHGCIFGPSLPSFPLTDIQHAYWLGRGDSLSLGGVSCHVYFEWRIAGLDLQRMEQAWNQIIARHGMMRAVIGADGRQRILAELPHYAIAVDDWRNLAPSAQAEALAAKRARMCAQVLDAEHGPLFDLSASLESGGVVRLHLDLDLLMFDVQSFHIVLAELEQRYHHPERSVDPIGLSFRDYMLAQQEPQYQLHYQQDRQWWLQRIETIAPAPVLPLACVPAELSQPEFIRLQHRLPETAWQSLSALASAQGITPSAVLLTAFAEVLATWAADPRFTLNLTHFNRRRIHPDVDQLVGDFTSVLLLTLDCSGTLSFVERARQVQASLWQCLGHTRFGGVEVLRELGRRNATDAAAGSLMPVVFTSLLGIDLDELVRGADTLGEPDFLYTCTPQVWLDHQVMVRKGSLEYNWIITRQLFPEGMAQAMFDSYSQLLYRLAQQPQQWEQPVGQLLPESQLRVRTEVNQTATAFTLAPLHAGFFTQCRRQPAAAALLGAHYQISYGQLGALVEQEMDRLRAHRIQPGHLVACALPKGPMQVAAALATLAVGAVLVPLPTGQGRERTRAIVERAGIDAILLDPAEPMEEPGCPRILMTPPAQWEDVPTVPLSSPVHQSALDDLAYIIYTSGSTGEPKGVAITHRAAANTLADIDQRIGLSAADRVFGISALHFDLAIYDVFATLSQGAALVLPEPDALRDAPHWLDLVQRHGVTVWNSVPALCRMLLEQAAHDDAGIPASLTRVMLSGDWIGLDLPQALRQHAPQARLLALGGATEAAIWSNCFEVADIAPEWKSIPYGFPLANQQYHILDAQGRDCPDWVTGRLFIAGAGLAREYWHAPDQTAASFSQHPRHGRLYNTGDLARYWPDGCIEFLGRVNSQVKLNGYRIELGEIEAALNSCPGVKASVVTVWRTPSGAQQLAGFVVPEPAASPTPQSRLPSLLAPVLQEAAGQLPGDTDRDALARFQQQSEALAPLLILHNLIQLKLCAEQGQVLSLAALLDNHAVQQRYAPVLEAWMQILCDEQWLVPLGEQQWRVARSFPSSDVLQAALHEARTSLQGSLGWLDHGQAFLAWLFQSATSLWRSLIGQLMSTELIFPEGAREGAEGLYGDNIVAAYLGGIVVRCLQHQVQHCARPLELMEVGAGVGGLSMYALPALSQASPQSLYHYTDLSHFFLQIGREKFGTHAGARFALFDIDRTAAHQGIAPGSLDLILASNVLHNALDLDASLSYLGSLLKPDGLLVLCEATRQKRLQWVTVAAVLEATQEGAAQHRQSRLRGTDEWIAALGASGYEPIGAYPAQDSDMGFVGQQVLVARWTKAVAVCDDKSLRQHLAERLPAYMLPTHLQSLDALPLSANGKVDRSRLPAPVPASPSAAPPETPVRAGSESSLAAIWQDILQQPVTSRDSDFFQLGGDSLLVTRLAAAIRERFQVSIPIRQLFDTSRLEQQAQAVAQLQAQSPGPSSSASSAMDLVPLNTAAAAAPTLLCLPASDGKAMSYHALAGLLQGQVRCLGAELPTVLPPGMAGSIEAMAQHYHGQLPETERNAATAYLGWSMGAYTAIEMARQHLVLTGRRAAALWLIDPVDQRAMQSLAASEYGLLLSFLPEEGAPMAIDATQYAALAPAAKLACWRQMLANLPLADQLDDPALRRFIDGVRASIDAMVRYQLPESFDFVETVYLCKAAQQRQDWVDITTVWPASLCSRARCLSLPGDHWQSIRAAELAALIRQSLG; this is translated from the coding sequence TTGAGTCAACGAAGTGAGCCGCGCTCCAATGGCCAGGGCGTGCGCCCAGTCGCCGTCTGCCTGTCGGCACTGCTGGAAAAGGTCGGTCTGGCCGGCCAGCCGCAGCCGCTGCGCTGCCTGCAAGTAGGGTGGGAAGATGAGGCGTTCTATCGCCTCATCAGCGCACGCTGGGCGGCTGCCTCGGGCTCAGCGGTCTCAGCGGCCACAATGGACACAGTGGCTTACACCGTGGGACTGTTCTCCAGCCTGCGCCTGTCGGCCGCGCGCAGGCAGACCCGCCTGCCGCTCGACTGGGCATTGCTCGACCAGCACTGGCAGGCAGGTTCATCGCAACATGATCCATCCGGCTATGCGCTCATCGTGGTGGATCTGGATGCGCTGGGCGCACAGCCATGGCAGAGCGGCCTGCCCTTGCTGCTGGCGCAGCTGGCGCCGCAGGGCCGCCTGCTGCTCATCGGTGCGCAGCCGGACAGCCTGACGGGCCTTGCGCCGCTGGAGCAGGTGCTGACCGAGGGCTGCCATGGCTGCATCTTCGGACCATCCCTACCGTCCTTCCCTCTGACCGATATCCAGCACGCCTATTGGCTGGGCCGGGGTGACAGCCTGTCCCTGGGCGGGGTGTCCTGCCATGTGTATTTCGAGTGGCGCATCGCAGGGCTGGACCTGCAACGCATGGAGCAGGCATGGAACCAGATCATCGCCCGGCACGGCATGATGCGCGCGGTGATCGGCGCCGATGGCCGCCAGCGCATCTTGGCCGAGCTTCCCCATTACGCCATCGCCGTCGATGACTGGCGCAACCTCGCACCCAGCGCCCAGGCCGAAGCGCTGGCCGCCAAGCGCGCCAGGATGTGCGCGCAGGTGCTCGATGCCGAGCATGGGCCGCTGTTCGATCTGTCGGCCAGCCTGGAGTCCGGCGGGGTCGTGCGCCTGCATCTGGATCTGGACCTGCTCATGTTTGATGTGCAGAGCTTCCACATCGTCCTGGCCGAGCTGGAGCAGCGCTACCACCACCCTGAGCGCAGCGTCGATCCCATCGGCCTGAGCTTTCGCGACTACATGCTGGCCCAGCAGGAACCGCAGTACCAGTTGCACTACCAGCAGGATCGCCAGTGGTGGCTGCAACGCATCGAGACGATCGCGCCCGCCCCCGTGTTGCCGTTGGCCTGCGTACCGGCCGAACTGAGCCAGCCTGAATTCATCCGGCTTCAGCACCGCCTGCCCGAGACGGCCTGGCAATCGCTGTCTGCGCTGGCTTCGGCACAAGGGATCACGCCCTCGGCAGTGCTGTTGACGGCCTTTGCCGAAGTGCTGGCCACCTGGGCAGCGGATCCCCGGTTCACGCTGAACCTGACGCACTTCAATCGCCGCCGCATCCACCCGGACGTGGATCAACTGGTGGGCGACTTCACCTCGGTATTGCTGCTCACGCTCGATTGCAGCGGCACGCTATCCTTCGTCGAACGTGCGCGCCAAGTCCAGGCCAGCCTGTGGCAATGCCTGGGTCATACCCGCTTCGGCGGCGTAGAAGTGCTGCGCGAACTGGGCCGCAGGAATGCGACTGATGCAGCGGCGGGAAGCCTCATGCCGGTGGTCTTCACCAGCTTGCTGGGCATTGACCTTGATGAGCTGGTGCGGGGCGCCGATACCCTGGGCGAGCCGGACTTCCTCTACACCTGCACGCCCCAGGTCTGGCTGGATCATCAGGTGATGGTGCGCAAAGGCAGCCTCGAATACAACTGGATCATCACCCGCCAGCTCTTCCCGGAAGGCATGGCGCAAGCCATGTTCGACAGTTACAGCCAGTTGCTGTATCGACTGGCGCAGCAGCCGCAACAGTGGGAGCAGCCGGTTGGTCAGTTGCTGCCGGAGTCGCAGTTGCGTGTGCGCACCGAGGTCAACCAGACCGCGACCGCTTTCACCCTCGCCCCGCTGCATGCCGGCTTCTTCACCCAGTGCCGCCGCCAGCCAGCGGCGGCCGCGCTGTTGGGTGCTCACTATCAGATCAGCTATGGACAACTTGGCGCCCTGGTGGAACAGGAGATGGACCGGCTCAGAGCGCACCGCATCCAGCCCGGCCATCTGGTGGCATGCGCATTACCCAAAGGCCCGATGCAGGTCGCTGCGGCGCTGGCCACCCTGGCAGTGGGCGCGGTGTTGGTGCCGCTGCCCACAGGACAAGGGCGCGAGCGCACCCGGGCCATCGTAGAAAGGGCGGGTATCGACGCCATCCTGCTGGACCCCGCAGAACCGATGGAAGAACCCGGCTGCCCGCGCATTCTGATGACACCGCCCGCGCAATGGGAGGACGTGCCGACCGTCCCCCTGAGCAGTCCGGTACACCAGAGCGCGCTGGATGACCTGGCCTACATCATCTATACCTCCGGCTCCACTGGTGAACCCAAAGGGGTGGCCATCACCCATCGCGCCGCGGCCAATACCCTGGCCGATATCGACCAGCGCATTGGACTATCGGCGGCTGACCGCGTATTCGGCATTTCAGCGCTGCATTTCGACCTGGCCATCTACGATGTCTTTGCCACCCTCAGCCAGGGTGCGGCGCTGGTGCTGCCCGAGCCCGATGCCCTGCGCGATGCCCCGCATTGGCTGGACCTGGTGCAGCGCCATGGGGTCACGGTATGGAATTCGGTGCCGGCCTTGTGCCGCATGCTGCTGGAACAGGCCGCACACGATGATGCCGGTATTCCCGCCAGCCTTACCCGTGTCATGCTCAGTGGCGACTGGATCGGACTGGATCTGCCGCAGGCGCTGCGCCAGCATGCCCCGCAGGCGCGCTTGCTGGCTCTGGGGGGGGCCACCGAAGCGGCGATCTGGTCCAACTGTTTCGAGGTCGCTGACATTGCGCCTGAATGGAAATCCATCCCCTATGGCTTCCCCCTGGCCAATCAGCAATACCACATCCTGGATGCGCAAGGACGCGACTGTCCCGACTGGGTCACGGGCCGCCTGTTCATCGCGGGCGCGGGGTTGGCCCGTGAATACTGGCATGCGCCCGACCAGACCGCGGCCAGCTTCAGCCAGCACCCCAGGCATGGCCGCCTCTACAACACCGGCGATCTGGCCAGGTACTGGCCGGATGGCTGCATCGAATTCCTCGGACGCGTCAACAGCCAGGTCAAGCTCAACGGCTACCGCATCGAGCTGGGCGAGATCGAGGCCGCGCTCAACAGCTGCCCCGGCGTGAAGGCGTCGGTCGTCACGGTCTGGCGCACGCCCTCCGGAGCACAGCAACTGGCGGGCTTCGTGGTCCCTGAGCCCGCCGCCAGTCCGACGCCACAGTCGCGCCTGCCGTCGCTGCTTGCGCCAGTCCTACAGGAAGCTGCCGGCCAGTTGCCTGGCGACACCGACCGGGATGCGCTGGCACGCTTCCAGCAACAGAGCGAGGCGCTGGCGCCCTTGCTGATCCTGCATAACCTGATCCAGCTGAAGCTGTGCGCCGAGCAGGGGCAAGTGCTCTCGCTTGCGGCCCTGCTGGACAATCACGCTGTCCAGCAACGGTACGCGCCGGTGCTGGAGGCATGGATGCAGATACTTTGCGACGAGCAATGGCTGGTTCCGCTGGGCGAGCAGCAATGGCGGGTCGCCCGCAGTTTCCCATCCAGCGACGTGCTGCAAGCCGCTCTGCACGAAGCCAGGACGAGCTTGCAGGGCAGCCTTGGATGGCTGGATCATGGCCAGGCCTTCCTGGCCTGGCTGTTCCAGTCGGCGACGAGCTTGTGGCGCAGCCTCATCGGCCAGCTCATGTCCACCGAACTGATCTTCCCCGAAGGGGCGCGCGAAGGCGCGGAGGGGCTCTATGGCGACAACATCGTGGCCGCCTATCTGGGCGGCATCGTAGTGCGTTGCCTGCAACATCAGGTGCAGCACTGCGCTCGGCCTCTCGAACTCATGGAAGTCGGCGCCGGGGTCGGCGGATTGAGCATGTACGCCTTGCCGGCCTTGTCCCAAGCCAGCCCACAGTCCCTCTACCACTACACCGACCTCAGTCACTTCTTCCTGCAGATCGGCCGGGAAAAATTCGGCACGCATGCCGGTGCCCGTTTCGCTCTGTTCGACATCGACCGCACCGCTGCGCATCAGGGCATTGCGCCGGGCTCGCTGGATCTGATCCTGGCCTCCAATGTGCTGCACAATGCGCTGGACCTGGATGCCTCGCTGTCCTACCTGGGCAGCCTGCTCAAGCCGGATGGCCTGCTGGTGCTGTGCGAGGCCACACGCCAGAAAAGGCTGCAATGGGTTACCGTGGCGGCAGTACTGGAAGCGACGCAGGAGGGTGCGGCACAGCATCGCCAGAGCAGGCTGCGTGGTACTGACGAGTGGATCGCGGCATTGGGCGCAAGCGGATACGAGCCCATCGGCGCTTATCCCGCCCAAGACAGCGACATGGGCTTCGTCGGCCAGCAGGTGCTGGTAGCCCGGTGGACCAAGGCTGTCGCGGTATGCGACGACAAGAGCCTTCGCCAGCATCTGGCCGAGCGCCTGCCGGCCTACATGCTGCCCACGCATCTGCAGTCTCTCGATGCGCTGCCCTTGTCGGCCAATGGCAAGGTGGACCGCAGCCGGCTTCCCGCTCCGGTGCCGGCCAGCCCATCGGCAGCGCCGCCGGAAACGCCGGTACGCGCAGGCAGCGAAAGCAGCCTGGCAGCGATATGGCAAGACATCCTGCAGCAGCCCGTGACCAGCCGCGACAGCGATTTCTTCCAGTTGGGCGGCGACAGCCTTCTGGTGACGCGCCTGGCGGCGGCGATCCGGGAACGTTTCCAGGTCAGCATCCCGATCCGCCAGCTCTTCGATACCTCCCGGCTAGAGCAGCAGGCGCAGGCCGTGGCCCAACTGCAAGCGCAAAGCCCAGGCCCCAGTTCAAGCGCAAGCTCCGCCATGGACTTAGTCCCGCTCAATACGGCAGCCGCCGCTGCGCCCACGTTGCTGTGCCTGCCGGCCAGTGACGGCAAGGCCATGTCCTACCATGCTCTGGCGGGGCTGCTGCAAGGACAGGTCCGCTGCCTGGGCGCCGAGTTGCCCACAGTGTTGCCGCCTGGCATGGCAGGCAGTATCGAAGCGATGGCGCAGCATTATCACGGCCAGTTACCCGAGACAGAACGTAACGCCGCGACCGCTTACCTGGGCTGGTCCATGGGCGCCTACACCGCCATCGAAATGGCAAGGCAGCATCTTGTACTCACCGGCCGTCGCGCTGCGGCGCTATGGTTGATCGATCCGGTGGACCAACGCGCCATGCAATCGTTGGCGGCCAGTGAATACGGCCTGCTGCTTTCCTTCCTTCCGGAAGAGGGCGCACCGATGGCCATCGATGCGACCCAGTACGCGGCCCTCGCGCCCGCCGCCAAGCTGGCCTGTTGGCGTCAGATGCTAGCGAACCTGCCCTTGGCAGATCAGCTGGACGATCCGGCCTTGCGCCGTTTCATCGATGGCGTACGCGCCAGCATCGACGCCATGGTGCGGTATCAGTTGCCCGAGTCGTTTGATTTCGTGGAAACGGTCTACCTGTGCAAGGCTGCTCAGCAGCGCCAGGACTGGGTCGACATCACGACTGTCTGGCCCGCCAGCCTGTGCTCGCGCGCCCGCTGCCTGAGCTTGCCGGGCGATCACTGGCAAAGCATACGGGCCGCTGAACTGGCGGCACTGATCCGGCAGTCGTTGGGCTAG
- a CDS encoding 4'-phosphopantetheinyl transferase family protein: MCSFIPTITPLSLQAGSQLRVLSCTFDRQAYHDALYATLGVAQPAQIMGAVVKRKAEYLAGRYLCRLLLQAEGQAGQVAIGPHRQPLWPAGWLGSITHSGNRAVAALWPDRGDRVLGLDLEHWIPAATASVIQSRITLPGELDGLAAHWSHGRLLTLAFSAKESLYKALFARVGHFFDFHCAQLCAVDDLSHRFTLRLNQDLAEGLLQGKQFTGGFSAGAQQLLTWIACSESTAAAAVDVHLPIDGELERHSLQ; this comes from the coding sequence ATGTGCAGTTTCATCCCGACCATCACGCCGCTATCGCTGCAGGCCGGCTCCCAGTTACGGGTGCTGTCCTGCACGTTCGACCGCCAGGCCTATCACGATGCGCTCTATGCGACCCTTGGTGTGGCGCAGCCTGCGCAGATCATGGGCGCGGTGGTCAAACGCAAGGCTGAGTATCTGGCCGGACGCTACCTGTGCCGCTTGCTGTTGCAGGCGGAGGGACAAGCGGGGCAAGTGGCCATCGGGCCGCATCGCCAGCCGCTCTGGCCTGCGGGCTGGCTGGGATCGATCACGCACAGCGGTAACCGCGCCGTGGCTGCGCTGTGGCCGGACCGGGGCGACAGGGTCCTGGGACTGGACCTGGAGCACTGGATACCGGCGGCCACCGCAAGCGTCATCCAGTCCCGCATCACCCTGCCGGGCGAGCTCGACGGGCTGGCTGCGCACTGGTCCCATGGGCGCTTGCTCACGCTAGCCTTTTCGGCCAAGGAGTCCCTGTACAAGGCATTGTTTGCGAGGGTGGGCCATTTCTTTGATTTTCACTGCGCGCAGTTGTGCGCAGTGGATGACCTGAGCCATCGCTTTACCCTGCGATTGAATCAGGATCTGGCCGAAGGCTTGCTGCAAGGCAAACAATTTACGGGAGGATTTTCTGCTGGCGCCCAGCAGTTGCTTACCTGGATCGCATGCTCTGAGAGCACAGCCGCTGCAGCGGTGGATGTGCACCTACCCATCGATGGAGAGTTAGAGCGACATTCCTTGCAGTGA